The DNA sequence GAGAAAGTGCCAAAAAAATGAAAGCAGAAGGTACGGGATTAGGGTTGTATATTGTCAAAACGATTATAGAAGATACGGGCGGCAAGGTGGGTTTTAAGTCGGAAGAGAGTAAAGATACGACATTTTGGTTTACCATACCATTAAAGATGACTAATGAAGATTCGGCCTCGCGCTCTAATTCATCGGTCGTCAAATAAAATCATGAAAAAAATATTAATCGCAGAGGACGAAGAGGTTTTACTAAATGTCCTTAAAGACAGATTTGAAGCCGAGGGCTGGACAGTTGTAATCGCAAAAGACGGCGAGGAAACGGTAGAAGCTATTAAGCAATCTCCGCCTGATTTGGTTTTGCTTGATCTGGTTATGCCCAAGAAGGATGGTTTTGAGGTTTTGAAAGAGATAAGAAGTAATCCGGAATATAAAAATTTGCCAATTTTTATCATTCTTTCAAATCTTGGCTCTGATGAGGATATTAAAAAAGCATTAGCATTAGGAGCCAATGATTATTTCGTTAAAACCCAACACCCGATGAGTGAAATAGTGGAGAAGGTCAAAAAATACGAAGCGGGTGGAGCGAGTATTCAGACCGGGAATTAAATTAATGGCAAATAAGCTTTTAATTTTAGCTGTAGTTATCGGCTTGATGTTTTTGTATACCCAAACAGGCATTGCTGATATAACAAGCACCTTGAGACCGACTGCTGATGGCGGAGATGACAGCGCAAACTGGTTAAATACCGGCGGCACGGCTTGTAATGCAACTGACTGTTATCTTGAAGTGGACGAATCAAGTGGTTCTTCGTGTACCGATAGCGACGGCGACACTTCGTTTATAGAAAGTTCAACCGAAGGGGCGAATCAAACTTTTGATGTTAATATCTCATCTATCCCGGATGGAGCGACAATTTCCCAGGTTGATATAACTGTTTGCCAAAAAAGAGTGGGTTCAGCGCCTCCCAACAAATTCCAAACAAGAAAATGCGTTGACGGGGTTTGTTCTAATTTCGGAACTGATAATGCGGCCGCGGGGAATTACGCTGAAGTTGCGCAATCCCATACCGGTTTAAGTCTTTTGAAAACAGCGACAACTGATCTTGAGGTCGGGGTTTCTATCATGGGGACTAACAGTAAAGTGGTGCGGATAAGCCAAATTTCAGCGATAGTAACTTATACAATACCCGGAGAGCCGGCGGCCGTTGAAACGAGGAGTGGCGGAGGGGGCAACAGTCCGACAAAGATTATTTTTTCCGGCACGGCATATCCCGGGGCAACACTAGGAGTTTATCTAGCCAGAGAAGAATGGGGCGTGCTTCAGCAAGCTCTTATAGACGGAGAGTTTAATGCAGAAAACGACGGTAGTTTCCAAAAAGAGATAATAAGTCCCGT is a window from the Candidatus Yanofskybacteria bacterium genome containing:
- a CDS encoding response regulator, with the protein product MMKKILIAEDEEVLLNVLKDRFEAEGWTVVIAKDGEETVEAIKQSPPDLVLLDLVMPKKDGFEVLKEIRSNPEYKNLPIFIILSNLGSDEDIKKALALGANDYFVKTQHPMSEIVEKVKKYEAGGASIQTGN